From Mycteria americana isolate JAX WOST 10 ecotype Jacksonville Zoo and Gardens chromosome 4, USCA_MyAme_1.0, whole genome shotgun sequence, one genomic window encodes:
- the SLC34A2 gene encoding sodium-dependent phosphate transport protein 2B, whose translation MAPWPEVEKPETNNYIGDSSKQNQNMAGKEGENHKGNVASLGNKGEIQPAFSTIALIDETRPEEDDPWALPELQDTGVKWSELDRKGKIIRVLYGIGKFIMLLGLLYLFVCSLDVLSSAFQLVGGKAAGDIFQDDSVLSNPVAGLVIGVLVTVMVQSSSTSSSIVVSMVSSTLLTVQSAIPIIMGANIGTSVTNTIVALMQAGDRNEFRRAFAGATIHDFFNWLAVFVLLPIEVISGYLYHLTNAIVESFHLESGEDAPELLKVITDPFTKLIIELDKSVINAIATNDESAKNKSLVKIWCVTETNVTQQNVTIPRSENCTSPDLCWTGGNMTWTIKNVTDTEYISKCRHLFADANLPDLAIGLILLALSLLVLCSCLVMIVKLLNSVLKGQVASIIKKTINTDFPFPFTWLAGYLAMLAGAGVTFVVQSSSVFTSAITPLVGIGVISIERSYPLTLGANIGTTTTAILAALASPGSTLKYSLQIALCHFFFNISGIILFYPLPFTRLPIRMCKTLGNITAKYRWFAIFYLLVCFFLLPLFVFGLSLAGWPVLLGVCLPLFVLFIAVIVINIMQSKRPHSLPEKLQNWDFLPIWMHSLEPWDNMIMSSLSFCGKHCCGFCKCCKVNAEQEGAKDKQLKTMEVYENTIAMDDEERSGRRAPAAACVEKTGTNNTAL comes from the exons ATGGCTCCCTGGCCTGAGGTGGAAAAGCCTGAAACCAATAACTACATTGGAGACTcttccaaacaaaaccagaacatggctgggaaagaaggagaaaatcaCAAAG GCAATGTTGCTTCACTTGGAAATAAAGGGGAAATTCAACCTGCATTTTCCACAATAGCCTTGATAGATGAGACAAGGCCAGAAGAAGATGACCCATGGGCTCTGCCAGAACTGCAGGACACTGGGGTCAAGTGGTCAG aactggatagaaaaggaaaaatcattcgTGTACTCTACGGGATAGGGAAGTTTATTATGCTACTTGGATTACTCTACTTGTTCGTGTGTTCTCTGGATGTACTGAGCTCTGCTTTTCAACTGGTAGGAG GTAAAGCAGCAGGGGACATTTTTCAAGATGATTCAGTGCTGTCTAATCCTGTTGCGGGATTGGTGATTGGAGTTCTGGTGACCGTTATGGTCCAGAGCTCCAGCACTTCTTCATCCATTGTGGTCAGCATGGTGTCCTCCACAC tgctGACTGTTCAATCAGCTATTCCTATCATAATGGGAGCAAACATTGGCACCTCAGTTACAAACACGATTGTGGCACTCATGCAAGCTGGGGACAGGAATGAATTTAGAAG GGCCTTTGCTGGGGCAACAATCCATGATTTCTTTAACTGGCTCGCTGTGTTTGTGCTGTTGCCCATTGAAGTTATTTCTGGCTATCTTTACCATCTCACCAATGCTATAGTTGAGTCCTTTCATCTTGAAAGTGGTGAGGATGCCCCTGAGCTACTAAAAGTTATCACAGACCCCTTTACAAAGCTCATCATTGAG cttgataAATCAGTAATAAATGCAATTGCTACAAATGATGAATCAGCAAAAAACAAAAGCCTGGTAAAGATTTGGTGTGTAACTGAAACCAATGTG ACACAGCAGAATGTCACAATTCCACGTTCAGAAAACTGCACATCTCCTGACCTTTGCTGGACTGGAGGAAACATGACATGGACCATCAAGAATGTAACCGACACAGAATATATCAGTAAAT gccGGCATCTCTTTGCAGACGCAAACCTGCCTGATCTCGCCATCGGTCTCATCCTCCTGGCTTTGTCCCTGCTTGTTCTGTGCTCCTGTTTGGTGATGATCGTTAAGCTATTAAACTCTGTGCTTAAAGGACAAGTGGCGAGCATTATCAAGAAGACAATCAACACTG atttcccatttccttttaCTTGGCTAGCTGGCTACCTGGCTATGCTAGCAGGGGCTGGTGTGACCTTCGTTGTCCAAAGTAGTTCTGTTTTCACATCTGCTATTACACCCCTTGTTG GCATTGGTGTTATAAGCATTGAGCGCTCTTATCCCCTTACCTTAGGAGCTAACATTGGCACAACCACGACAGCTATACTTGCAGCTTTAGCAAGTCCAGGGAgtacattaaaatattcattacag ATTGCCTTGTGCcacttttttttcaatatctCTGGGATTATTCTGTTTTACCCCCTACCTTTTACCCGGCTGCCAATCCGCATGTGCAAGACCTTGGGAAACATAACAGCCAAGTACAGATGGTTTGCTATATTTTATCTTCTcgtctgcttctttcttttgcctttgtttgtATTTGGTCTGTCACTGGCAGGCTGGCCAGTCCTTTTGGGTGTTTGCCTCCccctgtttgttctttttattgctgtgattGTAATTAATATAATGCAGTCAAAGCGACCACATTCACTGCCTGAGAAGCTCCAAAACTGGGATTTCCTACCCATCTGGATGCACTCCCTAGAGCCCTGGGACAATATGATTATGTCTTCGCTCTCCTTCTGTGGGAAACACTGCTGCGGCTTCTGCAAGTGCTGCAAAGTCAATGCAGAGCAGGAGGGTGCCAAAGACAAGCAGCTAAAAACTATGGAGGTTTATGAAAATACCATTGCAATGGATGATGAAGAAAGAAGTGGAAGAAGGGCACCAGCTGCAGCTTGTGTTGAAAAAACAGGAACAAACAACACAGCCTTATAG